From Zerene cesonia ecotype Mississippi unplaced genomic scaffold, Zerene_cesonia_1.1 Zces_u003, whole genome shotgun sequence, a single genomic window includes:
- the LOC119838570 gene encoding RNA exonuclease 4, whose product MSISFNDFIILLLIVIDFVLNTIYCVFSNTYYFLKSLYEYIINVNMLENANKRKRHPVDQPNQTIVKRGVIDANWQKLLQSTSLMEKTNDKPVSTDKKEHYTGTFRRGRKKKNKDQDIVENNLKSLNIDNKSAHVVSPPSKDDKKDVREDKKNKLTKFIAMDCEMVGIGYNGEDHMIARVSLVNKFGDCIYDKFVKAREQVVDYRTQISGVRKEDLLNGEDFTVVQKEVSEILKGRILVGHSLKTDLSVLFLSHPKKNIRDTSKYKPFRKITKGSTPSLKRLAKEILGIDIQHGEHSSVEDAKATMQLYNIVAKSWEEVLNQKRGYSRKFVES is encoded by the exons atgtcaatttcGTTCAAcgactttattattttattgctgatAGTAATCGATTTCGTGTTAAATAcgatatattgtgtattttcgaatacatattattttcttaaatcatTATACGAATACATCATCAATGTAAATATGCTCGAAAATGCTAATAAACGAAAAAGACATCCAGTAGACCAACCTAACCAAACAATAGTAAAAAGAGGTGTTATCGATGCAAACTGGCAGAAATTGCTGCAATCCACGTCGCTTATGGAGAAGACCAATGATAAACCAGTGAGTACAGATAAAAAAGAGCACTACACTGGCACATTTAGGCGGGgacgaaagaaaaaaaacaaagaccAAGACATCGTTGAGAACAACTTGAAATCtctaaatatagataataaatctgCTCACGTAGTTAGCCCACCTTCTAAAGACGACAAAAAAGATGTCAGGGAggataaaaagaataaattgaCCAAGTTTATCGCCATGGATTGCGAGATGGTGGGGATAGGATATAACGGAGAAGATCATATGATCGCTCGAGTGTCACTGGTCAACAAATTCGGTGATTGCATTTACGATAAATTTGTGAAAGCGCGGGAACAGGTCGTAGACTATAGAACGCAAATCAGTGGCGTGAGAAAAGAGGATTTGTTAAATGGTGAAGATTTCACAGTTGTACAAAAGGAAGTTTCAGAAATATTAAAGGGGCGTATTCTAGTGGGTCATTCTTTAAAGACTGACCTCAGTGTGCTTTTCTTATCGCATCCGAAGAAGAATATTAGAGATACATCTAAATATAAGCCATTTAGGAAG ATAACGAAAGGCAGCACACCGTCTCTCAAACGTTTAGCTAAAGAAATCCTAGGTATAGATATACAGCATGGAGAACACAGCTCGGTCGAAGATGCGAAAGCCACAAtgcaattatacaatatagtaGCGAAGAGCTGGGAGGAGGTGTTGAACCAAAAACGCGGTTATAGCAGGAAGTTCGTCGAGAGCTAG
- the LOC119838526 gene encoding UDP-N-acetylhexosamine pyrophosphorylase-like protein 1 has translation MSYENLKEYVTAHGQEHLLKYWPELSDNEREQLAGEIRKLDLAETNEIFRRANEATKVILEKFDDDLKPIPQTHYESVPGLNEEKIAEYENIGFKEISDGKVGVLLLAGGQATRLGFGHPKGMYDVGLPSHKTLFQIQAERILRVQQMAEERTGKYGNITWYIMTSQHTRGPTAKFFKDHSYFGLNEENIVYFEQGTLPCFDFDGKILLDEKHHIASAPDGNGGLYRALKTQGVLDDIKKRGIHHLHGHSVDNILIKVADPVFIGYCKSKNADCAAKVVQKSSPSEPVGVVCRVNGHYKVVEYSELTDEAAERRNPDGRLTFSAGNICNHYFSSEFLHKIADFERKLKLHIAKKKIPYVENGVRQKPTEPNGIKIEKFIFDVFEFAENFICLEVARDVEFSALKNADAAKKDCPSTARQDILNLHRKYIREAGGVISDDVDVEISPLLSYGGENLRELVNNEVFTISPFHLKSMQESSNGYHNGNH, from the coding sequence ATGTCGTATGAAAATCTCAAAGAATATGTCACGGCTCACGGTCAAGAACATCTGTTGAAATATTGGCCGGAACTGAGTGATAACGAGCGGGAACAATTGGCGGGAGAAATCCGGAAGTTGGATCTCGCCGAaacgaatgaaatatttagacGCGCGAACGAAGCGACAAAAGTTATATTGGAGAAGTTTGACGATGATTTGAAGCCCATTCCGCAAACGCATTACGAATCTGTACCTGGCTTAAACGAAGAAAAAATTGCGGAGTATGAAAACATTGGTTTCAAAGAGATTTCCGATGGTAAAGTTGGTGTGTTGCTGTTGGCTGGTGGGCAAGCTACCAGGCTCGGATTTGGACACCCAAAAGGCATGTATGATGTTGGTTTACCATcgcataaaacattattccaAATACAAGCTGAAAGAATCTTGCGGGTTCAACAAATGGCTGAAGAAAGGACCGGAAAGTATGGTAATATAACCTGGTATATAATGACGTCTCAACATACCAGAGGTCCTACGGCTAAATTCTTCAAGGACCACTCTTATTTTGGCTTAAATGAAGAGAACATTGTCTACTTTGAACAGGGAACCCTTCCTTGCTTTGATTTTGATGGTAAAATACTATTAGATGAGAAACACCACATTGCATCCGCACCTGATGGTAATGGAGGCCTATATAGAGCACTAAAAACCCAAGGTGTTTTAGATGACATTAAGAAACGCGGTATTCACCACCTGCATGGGCACTCCGTTGATAACATCCTCATAAAAGTAGCGGATCCAGTGTTCATCGGttattgtaaaagtaaaaatgcaGACTGTGCCGCTAAAGTTGTTCAGAAGTCATCGCCGAGTGAACCCGTGGGCGTAGTCTGCAGAGTGAACGGACATTACAAGGTTGTTGAGTACTCGGAGCTGACGGACGAAGCAGCAGAGAGACGTAACCCAGACGGACGACTCACATTCTCCGCTGGCAACATATGCAACCACTATTTCTCGTCCGAGTTCCTCCACAAAATCGCCGATTTTGAGCGCAAGTTGAAACTGCACATCGCCAAAAAGAAGATACCGTACGTGGAGAACGGTGTACGCCAAAAACCCACAGAACCGAACGGGATTAAGATCGAGAAGTTCATCTTTGACGTGTTCGAATTTGCGGAGAACTTCATATGCTTGGAAGTGGCGCGAGATGTAGAATTCTCGGCGTTGAAGAACGCAGATGCCGCGAAGAAGGACTGTCCCTCTACCGCAAGGCAGGATATCCTGAACTTACACAGAAAGTATATTAGGGAAGCTGGCGGTGTGATCTCTGATGATGTAGATGTGGAAATATCTCCTCTTCTCTCATATGGAGGTGAAAATCTAAGAGAACTGGTAAATAACGAAGTTTTCACTATTTCCCCATTCCATTTGAAAAGCATGCAGGAATCTTCTAATGGTTACCACAATGGAAACCACTGA